ACGCCGAAGCCGGTCGAGTACACCAGCATGGTCGACGAGCCATAGAGCACATAGCCGGCGGCCACTTGCCGGTGCCCCGGCTGAAGCACGTCGGAGGCCGGGTCGGCGGTGTTGCTGACATTGCGGCGGAAGATCGAAAAAATCGTCCCCACGCTCACGTTCACGTCGATGTTGCTGGAGCCGTCGAGTGGGTCGAAGACCACGATGTATTCGCCATGCTGCGGGTTTTCGAGCACCACGACCGGCTCTTCGTTCTCTTCGGAAGCGAGCACGCCCACGTTGCCGCGATTGCCCAGGGCGTGCAGCAGGGCCTGGTTGGCGAACACGTCGAGCCGCTGCTGTTGCTCGCCGTGAACGTTGGTTTCGCCCGCCGCCCCCAGCATTTCGCTCAGCCCGGCCCGACGCACTTGGGCGGCCACAATCTTGGCGGCCAGCGTGATGCCGCACAGCAGCCAGGAGAAATCGCCGCTGGCCCGCGGGTGACGCAAACGCTGTTGGTCGAGAATGAACTGGGCCGCGGTCATCGGACTGCTGGCGATCATCGGAGCACCTCACAGAGAAGGGAATCCGGACGTGAAGGGGACCAGACGGCATTATGCAGGTGACTTCGCCGCCTTGGAAGGGCACGCCGCGGCGCCGTCCGCAGGCCCGGTGGTCGAGGAAGCTCCGGCTGCGGGTCGACACGGGTTTGCAGAAGAAAAGAGGCCATCTCGTCAGATGGCCTCGAGCATCGGCCGCCAGCGGGTTGCGTGCCGGCACATCGGCCGCAGAGTGCAGGTTGTGCCGTCCGGCATCGACCACCGCGGGTTGCGGTTACGAAGTTAAACAGAAACGGCTGAAAGCTCCAATAGCAGTTTTTCATTTTAACTCGACATCGCAAGCGCCGCTTTGTAGGCTGGGCTGGCTTGATAGCGTTCCCGCCTGCGTGATACGCACCCAGTTTTGGCACAGTGTACTTTGCAACAACTAGCCCTGTTCGCGGCCGTCAGTGGCTGTTTGTTCTTCCCGGTTACTGGTGGGTGAGCTGGCTGCACCGCCGAGACGGCTTCGGTTGGACGTTGCGGCTTACCCTGGGGTTCGTGTGGTCGTTCGCCCTGTTCAGCCTGCTGGGCGGGCCGTTTCTGTGGTTCGGCGGCAGTTTTGCCGCGTTTTCCTGGATGCTGGGTGGGTTGTGGGCCTTGTTTGTCCCGCTGAGCTGCTGCTTGTGGTGGCGCACGCGGCACCTCCTTCCGCCGCCGAGGGCACTTTTTGATTCGCATCTGGCAGGGCAAGGCCGTGATGCTGCACCTCGCGTTTCCGCTGATGGCCACGTTGCTGATCCAATTATCGCGGCAGGTCAGCGTGCGCCTCTGGCTGTCGCTCGTGGCGGCCGTGTGCTGCGCTCTTGGCTTCAGCTCGTCGTCGATCTTTCTCGGCTTGGCCCTGATCTCTTGTCTGTCACTTGCCTTGGTCGCCACGATGGAGAGCGGACGAATCACGTTTTTGGCGTTGGCCACGGCAGCATGCCTGCCGCTTGTCGGGGAGGGTGCGGCAATTCTCGCCGACACGCATCTCGGCGTGGCCATCGCCGGCACGGCAATGCCCCCGGGGCGAGCAGACGACAGCTTGGCAATTCTGGGTCCGCTATTTGTTGTTCGACTGTCTCCGCGGCGGCTGCGCCGACGTGCTGTGGATCGTTTCGCTGCCGCTCGCGGCCCTGTTGCTCGGCGAGCCGAGACGTCTCGCCTTTCCGATCTATCATCCCCTCGTGCTGCTCTTCGGGCAAAACCTGATGAAGGTGCCGCCCGACCTGATCGCCATTGCCCGGCGGTTGGAGGCCGACCCCGACATCCCGAGCGGCACGTGATCTTGTGCGGCGAAGAGGTGACGTCGTTTTTGACCCCCTGGTCGCCGCGTTTTCGCTACGTCGTCACCCGCACGTTCTATCTGCCGTGTGGCGGCCTCAACCCGGAGCTGCGCGAAGGGAGCGAGAGGTTCTTCTTGAACATGGCGGCACACAACGGCAGATTTGCCGAGGCGGCTTATCGCGCACGGCTGGTTCTGGGCCATCAGCGGCCCATTCCGGCGGCGGTTTTGGCGGGGAGCGTGAAGTTCCGCCTTCCGCCAATTGCCGACCTGCACCGATTGGCCGACGTGCCCGAGCTTCTCGACCGCTACCATGTGGAATACATCATCACGTCGCCGCCGCTCTGGCTCGAAGACCCGGACCGCGATTCGTTGGCAGCCACGTTGCTCGCCCAGCGCGATGAACTCTTTCGCGAATTGGGATTTGAGGAAGTGCATGCCGGCCACGAGCATTCGCTATGGCGGCGTTCGGCGTCGGCAGCGACTGGCACGCGGCCCTCGCGAACGCTACCCTACAAGCTTCCCGCGCGCGGCGACGCCCGTCGCCGGTTCTCGCCAAGTTCTTCACCGTAGAGATCGTATCAT
This DNA window, taken from Pirellulales bacterium, encodes the following:
- the fbp gene encoding class 1 fructose-bisphosphatase, whose product is MIASSPMTAAQFILDQQRLRHPRASGDFSWLLCGITLAAKIVAAQVRRAGLSEMLGAAGETNVHGEQQQRLDVFANQALLHALGNRGNVGVLASEENEEPVVVLENPQHGEYIVVFDPLDGSSNIDVNVSVGTIFSIFRRNVSNTADPASDVLQPGHRQVAAGYVLYGSSTMLVYSTGFGVHGFTLDLSIGAFVLSHPNLKMPPRGNQYSVNEANAASFPEGCRRYLHWLQSGDAGAVYSSRYIGSLVADFHRTLLKGGVFLYPPTQRYGEGKLRLLYEANPIAFLAEQGDGLATDGRRRILDLVPGDLHQRTPLYVGSRFEMERLAEFLGESEAE